A region from the Methanobacterium formicicum genome encodes:
- a CDS encoding dTDP-4-dehydrorhamnose 3,5-epimerase family protein, giving the protein MIDGVKVKKLKVIPDERGWLMEILRCDDEIYKEFGQVYMTTAYPGVVKAWHFHKKQTDNFTCVNGMMKVALYDSREDSPTYGEVNEFFVGDKNPMLISVPPLVYHGFKAVGTETAFFVSVPTLPFNYDEPDEYRLDPDTDEIPYDWILDESKKHG; this is encoded by the coding sequence ATGATTGACGGCGTAAAAGTAAAGAAGCTTAAAGTCATTCCTGATGAGCGGGGCTGGCTAATGGAAATATTAAGATGTGATGATGAAATTTACAAGGAATTTGGACAGGTCTACATGACCACCGCCTATCCCGGAGTGGTGAAGGCCTGGCATTTCCATAAAAAACAGACTGACAACTTCACCTGCGTTAACGGTATGATGAAGGTCGCCTTATATGACAGCAGGGAGGATTCTCCCACCTATGGTGAAGTAAACGAATTTTTTGTGGGAGACAAGAATCCGATGCTTATAAGCGTCCCTCCACTGGTCTATCATGGGTTTAAAGCAGTGGGAACTGAAACTGCCTTTTTTGTGAGTGTGCCTACCTTACCATTCAACTACGATGAACCCGATGAATACCGTCTTGATCCAGATACTGATGAAATTCCCTACGACTGGATACTGGATGAGAGCAAAAAACACGGATAA
- the rfbB gene encoding dTDP-glucose 4,6-dehydratase, with product MKIMITGGAGFIGSNFVHHLCESEDYEVLVLDKLTYAGDMENLKEVRDKIEFVKGDIADEELVSKIMKDCDMVVNFAAETHVDRSIEDPGVFVKTDVIGTYNLLENVRKYDVERYLQISTDEVYGSIESGSFTEENNLDPSSPYSASKAGGDLLVGAYWRTYNTPIIITRSSNNFGPRQYPEKLIPLFIMNAMQDKSLPVYGDGKNVRDWIYVMDNCQGIETALLKGKLGEVYNIGGGNEKNNLEITHLILELVNKPESLITFVEDRLGHDRRYSLDSTKTRKLGWKPQFSFEEALKETVEWYKENYSRYL from the coding sequence ATGAAGATAATGATTACCGGTGGTGCAGGATTCATTGGATCCAACTTCGTACACCACCTATGTGAGAGTGAGGACTATGAGGTCCTGGTCCTGGACAAGTTAACCTATGCCGGGGATATGGAGAACCTGAAGGAAGTTCGTGACAAAATTGAATTCGTTAAAGGGGACATAGCCGACGAGGAACTGGTCTCCAAGATAATGAAAGACTGTGACATGGTGGTTAACTTTGCAGCCGAGACCCATGTGGACCGTTCCATCGAGGATCCGGGAGTATTCGTTAAAACCGATGTTATAGGAACTTACAACCTCCTGGAAAATGTCCGTAAGTACGATGTGGAACGCTACCTGCAGATATCCACCGATGAAGTCTACGGTAGCATAGAGTCAGGGTCATTTACTGAAGAAAATAACCTGGACCCCTCCAGTCCCTACTCCGCCAGTAAAGCTGGTGGAGACCTTCTGGTAGGGGCTTACTGGAGGACCTACAACACCCCCATAATCATCACCCGGAGCAGTAACAACTTCGGACCCCGCCAGTACCCGGAAAAGCTGATACCTCTATTCATAATGAACGCCATGCAGGATAAATCCTTACCAGTTTATGGTGATGGTAAAAACGTCCGGGACTGGATATACGTCATGGACAACTGTCAGGGAATAGAAACTGCCCTCCTTAAGGGTAAACTGGGAGAAGTTTACAATATCGGTGGTGGAAACGAGAAAAACAATCTGGAAATAACCCACCTCATACTGGAACTTGTGAATAAACCAGAAAGCCTCATCACCTTCGTGGAAGACCGGCTGGGTCATGACCGGCGTTACTCCCTGGACTCTACCAAGACCAGGAAATTAGGATGGAAGCCCCAGTTCTCATTTGAAGAGGCCTTAAAAGAAACAGTGGAATGGTATAAAGAGAACTATTCCCGTTACCTCTAA
- a CDS encoding DUF167 family protein, with protein sequence MQAVKTTPQGITVMIEVSPKSDQFQITGYNQWRKTLEVKLKSQPTKGKANKELMKEFSQLTGHATDIVAGHKSRQKTILIYDMGQKEFNKILKDLNLTFD encoded by the coding sequence ATGCAGGCAGTTAAAACTACCCCCCAGGGGATAACCGTGATGATAGAAGTTTCACCTAAGTCGGACCAGTTCCAGATAACCGGCTACAACCAGTGGAGGAAAACCCTGGAAGTGAAACTCAAATCCCAGCCAACTAAAGGTAAAGCCAATAAGGAACTAATGAAAGAGTTCTCCCAGTTGACAGGCCACGCCACAGACATTGTTGCCGGGCATAAAAGCCGCCAGAAAACCATTTTAATATATGATATGGGACAGAAGGAGTTTAATAAGATTTTAAAGGACTTGAATCTGACCTTTGATTAG
- a CDS encoding DUF371 domain-containing protein, with the protein MEYTFQARGHHNVTSQHKTTFEVTQDTKIGLAADCIVGVSANFSLKDLPRAMKNAIQNEETKIHVVLETENAKNVITGYGHPALTLDHPTDMVCRKSDYTCSRTLMIHADQAAVDLNPDLVKDLQEGKPLKVIIKV; encoded by the coding sequence ATGGAATATACCTTTCAAGCCAGAGGACATCACAACGTAACCTCCCAACACAAAACCACCTTCGAAGTAACCCAGGATACCAAGATAGGACTGGCAGCAGATTGTATTGTGGGAGTATCGGCTAATTTTTCCCTAAAAGACCTTCCCCGCGCGATGAAGAATGCCATTCAGAATGAAGAAACTAAGATTCATGTGGTCCTGGAAACAGAAAATGCAAAAAACGTTATCACCGGGTACGGGCACCCGGCGCTGACTCTGGATCACCCCACCGACATGGTCTGTCGTAAAAGTGATTACACCTGCAGCCGGACCCTGATGATACACGCTGACCAGGCTGCCGTGGATTTGAACCCGGACCTGGTAAAGGATCTCCAGGAGGGAAAACCCCTGAAAGTTATAATTAAAGTCTGA
- a CDS encoding MBL fold metallo-hydrolase codes for MKITCIIDNRAGFKSNLYAEHGFSLLVERENKTLMVDTGKTPLVMRHNLDVLGITTVEEVLLSHGHNDHTGGLSALLDSKINSHPNETKFYMHPQALAPKYAVRDDEKRYIGFPETVDPETLNWEWVTENTSLGKDTWIFNQVDYQCGFEPIPPYLRVEVGGKLLPDKFEDELNLVMKTDEGLVVFSGCAHKGIVNILYSVKEYFQDEIYAVIGGSHLMNAPPQRIENTVEAIKKLNPGVIAMGHCTGFEALCHFKREFGDKFIPLASGVGFHL; via the coding sequence ATGAAGATCACTTGTATAATAGATAACCGGGCAGGATTTAAATCAAATTTATATGCCGAGCATGGGTTTTCCTTACTGGTGGAACGGGAGAACAAAACTCTTATGGTGGACACGGGGAAAACTCCCCTGGTAATGAGGCACAACCTGGATGTTTTGGGCATCACTACCGTGGAGGAAGTGCTCCTCAGCCACGGGCACAACGACCATACTGGTGGATTATCGGCCCTCCTGGACAGTAAAATTAACAGTCACCCTAATGAAACCAAATTTTATATGCATCCTCAAGCTTTAGCTCCTAAATATGCAGTGAGGGATGATGAGAAACGTTACATTGGTTTCCCGGAAACAGTTGATCCGGAAACACTTAACTGGGAATGGGTTACTGAGAACACTTCTCTGGGTAAAGATACCTGGATCTTCAACCAGGTGGATTACCAGTGCGGTTTTGAACCCATACCCCCATATTTGAGGGTTGAAGTGGGTGGAAAACTCCTACCGGATAAATTTGAGGATGAACTGAACCTGGTGATGAAAACTGATGAGGGTTTGGTGGTGTTTTCCGGTTGTGCCCATAAAGGCATCGTCAACATACTCTACTCTGTCAAGGAATACTTTCAGGACGAAATATACGCAGTTATTGGAGGTTCCCACCTCATGAATGCCCCTCCACAGCGTATAGAAAACACAGTGGAAGCCATCAAAAAACTGAACCCGGGAGTCATTGCCATGGGTCATTGCACGGGTTTTGAAGCATTATGTCACTTTAAAAGAGAGTTTGGGGATAAATTCATCCCCCTGGCATCGGGTGTGGGGTTCCATCTTTAA
- a CDS encoding GIY-YIG nuclease family protein — MAKKTILKGTYCILIDLKVDQSIEIGKKGEIQFKRGFYVYVGSALNSLGGRIKRHLRPTKKMHWHVDYLLDNPNSNIREVFFSDDGVKHECELATQIAEGGEGIPGFGCSDCRCRSHLFYFSSQSPATENCLSGFEKLKLRVKTLEDLD; from the coding sequence ATGGCTAAAAAAACCATTTTAAAGGGTACTTACTGTATTTTAATAGACTTGAAGGTTGATCAATCCATAGAAATTGGGAAAAAAGGGGAGATACAGTTTAAAAGGGGGTTCTATGTTTATGTGGGTTCGGCACTGAACTCCCTGGGTGGGAGAATTAAAAGACACCTGCGCCCTACTAAAAAAATGCACTGGCATGTGGATTACCTCCTGGATAACCCTAACTCCAATATAAGGGAAGTATTCTTCAGTGATGATGGTGTAAAACACGAATGTGAACTGGCAACCCAGATAGCAGAGGGTGGTGAAGGAATCCCTGGTTTTGGTTGTTCTGATTGCCGGTGCCGGTCCCATTTGTTCTATTTCTCTAGCCAGTCCCCAGCCACAGAAAACTGCCTATCGGGATTTGAAAAATTAAAATTAAGGGTTAAAACCCTGGAAGATCTGGATTAA
- the cfbC gene encoding Ni-sirohydrochlorin a,c-diamide reductive cyclase ATP-dependent reductase subunit — protein sequence MSKGKHIAIYGKGGIGKSTIVSNLAASYSPDKKVLVIGCDPKADTTRTLVGQRIPTILDILKEKKSAQEEDVLFSGYGGVMCVESGGPEPGVGCAGRGVIVAMKLLENLEVLNQDPDVIIYDVLGDVVCGGFAVPLREDYADEVYIVTSGEYMALYAANNISKGIKKLKGNLGGIICNCRGINREVEIVEEFARRIGTRVIGVIPRSELVQQSEIDAKTVMEKFPESEQAEKYRKLSVTILDNDNFVIPQPMDAEEFDAFFREFQ from the coding sequence ATGAGTAAGGGCAAGCATATAGCCATATACGGTAAGGGAGGTATTGGAAAATCCACCATTGTTTCCAACCTGGCTGCTTCCTACTCCCCGGATAAGAAGGTCCTGGTAATTGGCTGCGACCCCAAAGCAGACACCACCCGCACATTGGTGGGGCAGAGAATTCCCACCATACTGGACATACTAAAAGAAAAAAAAAGTGCTCAAGAAGAAGACGTTCTCTTCTCGGGATACGGTGGCGTTATGTGCGTGGAAAGCGGAGGCCCGGAACCCGGTGTTGGCTGCGCCGGAAGGGGCGTTATCGTGGCCATGAAACTACTGGAGAACCTGGAAGTTTTAAACCAGGACCCGGATGTTATTATCTACGATGTCTTGGGTGACGTGGTCTGCGGAGGATTCGCCGTACCCCTCAGGGAAGACTATGCCGATGAAGTGTACATAGTAACTTCCGGAGAGTACATGGCTTTATATGCTGCCAACAACATCTCTAAAGGTATAAAAAAACTCAAAGGCAACCTCGGAGGTATTATCTGCAACTGCCGGGGTATCAACCGGGAAGTGGAGATCGTGGAAGAGTTCGCACGTCGAATTGGAACCAGGGTTATAGGGGTCATCCCCCGCAGTGAACTGGTGCAGCAGAGTGAAATTGATGCCAAGACAGTCATGGAAAAATTCCCAGAATCAGAACAGGCTGAAAAGTACCGGAAACTCTCTGTAACCATTTTGGACAACGATAACTTCGTAATTCCCCAGCCTATGGATGCTGAAGAATTCGATGCATTCTTCCGGGAATTTCAATAG
- a CDS encoding CBS domain-containing protein — protein sequence MKIQDAMEKEVIKFQVDDRIVDVAGSLRENKISGAPVVSKEGKLVGIISEGDIMRLLEVHSPRINLILPAPLDLIELPVRMKYELDEIAEDMNKAASLLIGEIMTKKLVTISPDKDIADAAQLMDTHDIKRLPVVDDNGEMVGIVTRGDIIGAMVRG from the coding sequence ATGAAAATTCAGGATGCCATGGAAAAAGAAGTAATCAAATTCCAAGTGGACGATCGCATCGTGGACGTGGCGGGAAGCCTACGTGAAAACAAGATCAGTGGAGCACCAGTGGTGAGTAAAGAGGGCAAACTGGTGGGAATCATCAGCGAAGGTGATATCATGCGACTCCTGGAAGTTCACTCCCCCCGCATAAACCTAATACTGCCCGCCCCTCTGGATTTAATCGAACTACCCGTGCGTATGAAGTACGAACTGGATGAAATAGCCGAGGACATGAACAAAGCCGCTTCCCTCTTAATTGGGGAGATCATGACCAAAAAACTGGTAACCATAAGTCCAGATAAGGACATTGCCGATGCTGCCCAGCTTATGGACACCCACGATATTAAACGACTGCCCGTGGTGGACGATAACGGAGAAATGGTGGGCATAGTCACCAGGGGCGACATAATCGGAGCCATGGTGAGGGGATGA
- a CDS encoding MarR family winged helix-turn-helix transcriptional regulator yields MTDKDAQVRDMLDDLLIYVPIFYQKVRTSKDFKNKQTSAAYYQIMGLLMHRGSLPISVIGEYLYISRPNMTAHIDKLVSDGMVERKGDKKDRRITLISITPEGEEFMKRARIKVEENMLNNLSGLREDEMEELTRAVKTIKKLLFKIQGVKND; encoded by the coding sequence GTGACAGATAAAGATGCACAAGTCAGGGACATGTTGGACGATCTTTTAATATACGTGCCTATTTTTTACCAGAAAGTACGCACATCAAAGGATTTTAAGAATAAACAAACATCAGCTGCTTATTATCAGATCATGGGTTTGTTGATGCACAGGGGAAGTCTCCCTATATCGGTTATTGGGGAGTATCTATACATTTCTCGACCTAACATGACGGCTCACATTGATAAACTGGTTTCAGATGGCATGGTGGAACGTAAAGGGGATAAAAAGGATCGTAGGATAACTTTAATCAGCATTACTCCCGAAGGGGAGGAGTTCATGAAAAGGGCACGGATTAAGGTGGAAGAAAACATGTTGAACAATTTATCTGGCTTAAGGGAGGATGAAATGGAAGAATTAACCCGTGCAGTGAAAACCATTAAAAAGCTTTTGTTCAAGATACAGGGAGTAAAAAATGACTGA
- a CDS encoding MDR family MFS transporter has protein sequence MTDIDFKNGNHGAGGKLAPVEVKVLMAALMVSLLVGALDNSIMSTAMPQVISSLGGMAYYVWPFTIYMLASTIAIILSGKLSDMYGRKRILVIGIALFVAASILCGFAGDMLQLTFFRGIQGMGGGILMTIPFIVVAEIFPPRQRGKYAGILSSVFGLANVLGPVLGGFITGFVGWRWVFFINIPVGLAAIYLLLSYFPHMEEVLKERIIDYRGIITLIASLSSMFLALTFIENPNIPRSLLIALFIFAGIMVAAFLYLEKRAREPILPTHLFKKSVFNVSALAMFLSSAVMFCGIIYLPLFIQKVQKLSPEYSGLLIIPMLLSLTFSAIIAGQIISRTGTYKKLAIMAFIIITVGMFLLSTLGTGSTIWELVIYAAVLGAGTGMTYPIFNVAVQNAVSRRDIAVGTASMQFFRNIGATVALPIFGVIVNLTINMDINTASNIPPDLMNLAIHNVYLFGLIISIMGLVSCFFLKDVVLSSKMEG, from the coding sequence ATGACTGATATTGATTTTAAAAATGGTAATCATGGTGCGGGGGGTAAATTAGCACCGGTAGAAGTTAAAGTGCTCATGGCGGCTTTAATGGTCAGTTTACTGGTGGGTGCCCTGGATAACTCCATAATGAGCACGGCCATGCCCCAGGTCATCAGTAGTCTGGGGGGCATGGCTTACTATGTATGGCCCTTCACCATCTACATGCTGGCATCAACCATAGCTATAATCCTTTCAGGAAAGCTTTCAGATATGTATGGTAGGAAGCGCATCTTAGTAATAGGCATTGCATTATTTGTAGCTGCTTCTATTCTCTGTGGTTTTGCCGGGGACATGTTGCAACTCACCTTTTTCCGGGGAATTCAGGGGATGGGTGGGGGAATACTCATGACCATTCCCTTCATTGTGGTTGCCGAGATATTTCCCCCACGACAGCGAGGAAAATACGCGGGAATCCTTTCATCAGTATTCGGACTGGCAAACGTCCTGGGACCGGTTCTGGGAGGATTTATCACCGGTTTTGTGGGTTGGAGATGGGTGTTTTTCATCAACATACCGGTTGGTCTGGCTGCCATTTACCTTCTCCTCTCGTACTTCCCCCACATGGAAGAGGTGTTAAAGGAAAGAATAATCGATTACAGGGGAATAATCACGTTAATAGCATCATTAAGTTCCATGTTCCTGGCCTTAACCTTCATTGAAAACCCGAACATCCCCCGTTCTCTCCTGATTGCCCTGTTCATTTTTGCAGGGATCATGGTGGCCGCATTCCTATATCTGGAAAAAAGAGCAAGAGAACCTATACTACCCACCCACCTGTTTAAAAAATCAGTATTCAATGTTTCGGCGTTGGCCATGTTCCTTTCCAGTGCAGTGATGTTCTGTGGAATCATATATCTTCCTCTTTTTATTCAGAAAGTTCAGAAGTTAAGTCCAGAATACTCGGGGTTGCTTATTATCCCCATGCTTTTAAGTTTAACCTTTTCCGCCATAATTGCCGGCCAGATAATTTCCAGAACCGGGACTTATAAAAAACTGGCCATAATGGCCTTCATAATCATCACCGTAGGCATGTTTTTGCTATCTACCCTGGGAACAGGCAGTACTATCTGGGAACTGGTGATCTACGCCGCAGTCCTGGGGGCAGGTACTGGTATGACCTACCCCATATTCAACGTTGCTGTGCAGAATGCAGTTTCTCGTAGGGACATAGCAGTGGGAACAGCATCCATGCAATTTTTCAGAAACATTGGAGCCACAGTTGCCCTGCCCATATTCGGAGTGATAGTGAATTTAACCATAAACATGGACATCAACACTGCCAGTAACATTCCCCCGGATCTTATGAACCTGGCCATTCATAACGTGTACCTTTTCGGCCTCATTATAAGCATAATGGGACTGGTATCCTGTTTCTTCCTTAAAGATGTAGTTTTAAGTAGTAAAATGGAGGGATAA
- a CDS encoding PsbP-related protein, translated as MDKKLLGCLILSMVAVVVVSGCTSTSNLVNFNANGVKFNYPDTWKVNSTPFTTLTMNTSSQSLVNLYKPNNAYDNVDLTSTFQLFLKEENLNFNDLNSQIELQRNVSKDMGYTKIQERNLTIDGAPAYEFVVAPFSMGEASFIYFIKGGKLYEMLFYVPEGIHNRQNIETIRPDMDIIIKSFTINPNTVKLSDVEKPR; from the coding sequence ATGGATAAAAAACTATTAGGATGTTTGATTTTAAGTATGGTGGCAGTTGTGGTTGTATCAGGGTGTACGAGTACTTCTAATTTAGTGAATTTTAATGCCAACGGTGTGAAATTCAATTATCCTGATACATGGAAAGTGAACAGCACTCCCTTTACCACCCTGACCATGAACACCTCTTCCCAGTCACTGGTGAATCTTTACAAACCGAATAATGCTTATGATAATGTTGATTTAACATCAACTTTTCAATTGTTCCTTAAAGAGGAAAATCTTAACTTTAATGATTTAAATAGTCAAATTGAGTTACAAAGAAATGTTTCCAAAGATATGGGATACACTAAAATACAGGAACGAAATTTGACCATAGACGGAGCTCCTGCTTATGAATTTGTGGTGGCACCATTTTCTATGGGTGAAGCTTCATTTATCTATTTCATCAAAGGGGGAAAACTTTATGAGATGCTCTTCTATGTTCCGGAAGGAATCCATAACAGGCAGAACATAGAAACCATACGTCCAGACATGGACATCATCATTAAAAGCTTCACCATCAACCCCAACACAGTTAAACTCAGCGATGTGGAGAAACCACGGTAA
- a CDS encoding U32 family peptidase: MVELLAPARDFTALKAALKNGANAIYIGLDGYNLRSHSKNFSLKDLPRAVETCHGYDAKLYLSTNTIMNDSRIHSLEKILPDITSLGVDAIIASDLGVVNLTRHLDLDVHMSVQANISNLESLKLLHELGVKRVILSRELSLREIKEMIHESPLEVEVFIHGAMCLAISGRCFLSSYLYQKSANCGECLQPCRKEWKLVCADNKAELLLSEEHSPPEDNGRSKDIELEDEGFKGHILSPNDLCMIEYIPELIEAGIASFKIEGRARPADYVATVTGVYREAINSYESGQWKFNKKWLDKLGEVYNRGFDTGFYFQTPYQTSSYNQATHAKQDIGEVVNYYSKVKAAEIRLWHPLKVGEEIVVQGPTTGSITQRVESLQIEHKNILKARKGENVGISLKSKVRPGDIVYKKIKRNNLPEP; this comes from the coding sequence ATGGTAGAATTACTGGCTCCAGCTCGGGACTTCACTGCGTTGAAAGCAGCTTTAAAAAATGGTGCAAATGCTATTTACATAGGTCTGGATGGTTATAACCTCCGATCTCATTCTAAAAACTTTTCACTGAAAGACCTACCCCGGGCCGTGGAAACTTGCCACGGGTACGATGCTAAGCTATACCTTTCCACCAACACCATAATGAATGATTCCCGTATCCACTCTCTGGAGAAAATTTTACCGGATATCACATCCCTGGGGGTGGATGCCATAATTGCTTCGGATCTGGGGGTGGTTAACCTTACTCGCCACCTGGATCTGGACGTGCACATGAGTGTCCAGGCCAATATATCCAATTTAGAATCTTTGAAACTCCTCCATGAACTGGGAGTTAAAAGGGTTATTTTATCCCGTGAATTATCCTTAAGGGAGATAAAAGAGATGATACATGAAAGCCCCCTTGAAGTGGAGGTTTTCATCCACGGGGCCATGTGTCTGGCAATTTCGGGTAGGTGCTTCTTGAGTTCTTACCTCTACCAAAAAAGCGCCAACTGTGGGGAGTGCCTGCAACCATGCCGAAAGGAGTGGAAGCTGGTCTGCGCGGATAACAAGGCAGAGTTACTACTTTCTGAAGAACATTCTCCCCCCGAAGATAATGGCCGATCTAAAGATATTGAATTGGAGGATGAAGGATTTAAAGGACATATATTAAGCCCCAATGATCTCTGCATGATTGAATACATCCCTGAGCTTATTGAAGCTGGGATTGCCTCTTTTAAAATTGAAGGAAGGGCCAGACCAGCGGATTATGTGGCTACGGTAACCGGTGTCTACCGGGAAGCCATTAATTCCTATGAAAGTGGCCAGTGGAAATTTAATAAGAAATGGCTGGACAAACTGGGGGAAGTCTACAATCGTGGCTTTGACACTGGTTTCTACTTCCAAACTCCCTACCAAACCAGCAGTTACAACCAGGCCACCCATGCTAAACAGGATATTGGTGAAGTGGTTAACTATTATTCTAAAGTTAAGGCCGCCGAGATAAGGCTGTGGCACCCTTTGAAAGTAGGTGAAGAAATTGTGGTACAGGGGCCCACCACCGGTTCCATCACCCAGAGGGTAGAATCACTGCAGATAGAACATAAAAACATTTTAAAAGCCCGGAAAGGAGAAAATGTGGGAATTTCACTTAAAAGTAAGGTTAGACCGGGGGATATAGTGTATAAAAAGATTAAAAGGAACAACTTACCAGAACCCTAA